CAAATATCTATTTCAAATTCCATTCTTCTCCAAAAATCAAAATTACTCTCCCACTTTATTGAACACAGATTTCTTCCATTTCTTTTTTTCATTAACGATAAGCCATATGATTCCAATTATTAGTAGCGTAATACCAAGTAAAAAAATCAAAACGTTTTTAGGAATAGAACTATTCCAGTCCAAAATTAAAAGAAGATAGTTCATTAGTTTTATGTCAGATTCTTACGTTTTACTATGTATGCTAGAAATCCAGCCACAATAAATCCAAAACCTGCTATCATAGAGGAAGGCCCTTGTTCGCGAAGAATAACATCTCGAGATTTTAAGTAGTCGTTTTTAGAGTCAGATATTGAAATTGCTAATATTCTTTCATTTTGCTCATTTAATAATTCGCGCTGTTCCTTGAGAATCTCAATTGACAGCTTATGTCCTGAATTCACTATTTGTTCAAACCTTGACTTGTCAAACAGATTTATATGATTCGCGCTAATTTGAAAGTCATTCTCATAGTCCATGAATTTGAAAATATATCTTTTTCCGTCTGACCTCCAGCCTGAATTGTCTATAAAGGAATAATTCTGAACTATTCCAGTAACATTTATCAAATCCGTTTTGCTATTCAATTTCGGCTTGTCGAAATGCATATAAAAACATCCAACAGCGAAAAGTAGACAGAAAATGGCTCCAAAATATTTATCTGTGAGTTTTAAATATTCCTTCATACTTTCTTTGAGGATATTTTTTGAGATTACAGCTAACGGTTCGGCTATGGCAAGTAGGGCAGGCAAGGAAACTTTTCGTTTCCGTCTGGTCTGCGAGCCAGAGCTTTTTGTTTTGTAATTATTTTTTCTTTTTTAATTGCCAAATCCAAAAGATTTGGCGGACTTAGCAAACACGCCCAAGCCTTTAAATATAGCATTTTTGCCCTATTTGCTATAGGTATTGTTGCCACCAGTTATTTTATCCCCCTCACCTTTTCAACCGGCTCTGTGAGATAGTTAAATTCAAGCTTTTTCATTTTATGAACCGGACTATCAAATCCAACAATAAAATCTCCACTAAATGACCTTAAATCTAATACCCGAAATTTCTTTTTGTATTTAGTCAATGTATGCTTTTTCAAATCTACAATTACGATTTTCTGAAATGTCCCATGAAAGAAATTCTTTTCCCAAATCGGAATCGCCACTTTCAATCCGTTTCGAGTCCAGATAGCTGGCCCTCCGCACCATTTATCTATAAGAACATTATCCAATTCAATGGAGGAAAGTTTACAGATTCCTCCAATCGGCGCCCCCATTCCAATTTCCACAAGGTTTGTGTACTCTAATGTCCCTTTTTTTTCGTCCACTTGTCCGTTTGAGTTTTCATTTGGAAAGTCCCAAGGGTTTGGATATTTTAGAGAGTCAGTTGAGTATCCAACCATTCTACCTATTGAAAGTTCATCAAATTTTAGTGCTTCTAAAATTATTCTTGCAGTGTACTTATCCTTCTTTTTCGATGCATCAAAAAGGTCCATTAATCCACTGGTAAAAAGGCGTTCATTACCTGACATACCTTCAATTCCAATAACATTATTTGCTTTTTCGTAGATTTCCTTTTTCGTCATTTTATAATTGGTGGCAACAATTGGATAGCATCATTGATGCTATCCTGCTTATGTGCACACTAAGATAATAAATCTTTGATGTCCATAAATGATCTGTCTGCTACATGGGTGTAGATTTCTGTGGTTTTGGTAGAACTATGTCCCAGAAGTAATTGAATGTGTCTAATATCGGTTCCGCTCTCTAAAAGATGGGTCGCAAAACTATGCCTTAACATATGCGGGGTTACTTTTTTTAGAATGCCGGCTTTTTTTGCTGCCGCATCAACTATATTCAATACGCTTGTACCGCTATATTTACCTCTTTTTGCTCCTTCGAAAAGGTATTTGCTTGGTCTATACTCCTTATAATACTTTTGTAAGTCCTTAAGAATGCGTGGGCTAAGAACACTATACCTGTCCTTATTCCCTTTGGCGTTCTTAATATTAATCATCATTCTTTTACTATCGATATCAGTTACGAGGAGATTCAAAAGCTCCCCACGACGAAGTCCAGAGGAGTAGAGAAGACCTATAATACATTTATGTTTTATATTATTGGCACACTCCATGATATTGATGACTTCTTCTTTTGATAGAACCTTCGGTAATGGGTTCTGTTTTCGGGGTCTTTCAATAGAGTAAAACCTATTGGGCATACCTAAAACTATCTCATAAAAAAATTTGATACTATTTACCGCCAAGTTTACATAAGAGTTCGATTTTTTCTCTTGAATCAATTTTTGTAGATAATTTCGGACATCCATTTCGTTAAGATCAGTTGGATCTGTATCGTAATAATGATTGATAAAAGCCTCAAAGCAAGAAACATAATTGCGGACGGTACTTTCTGCATAACGCTTCAACTCGAGTTTAAGCAAGTACTCTTCAGGACAGTATTTATAGCCTTTTTTCGCAGGTCGATTTCTGATTTTTTCCAGATTTACCTCGGGATTATCCCTACTAACAATACGTTCAGCAAAAAAATAATTTCCATTCACCCAAGCCACTCCGCGAAATGTTTTAAATAGGAGCTCAAGATTGGTTTTATTGTTCGGTATGTAGAACATGCCAAATCCTTTACTCCAAGATACGTTTGGTAATGAATCGATCAAGGCCTGTACAACTTTGTTGGTGTTGAACTGAAGACCAATACATTTATGATTATCAATAAGCAAGTGTTTTAAAGTGATAGAGCGATTTGAATCCATAACGATAGTTTTTTCCAAAGTAGAGGTTACTTTTGATTTAATCGTATCTTAATCGAATAGAATACGTATAAATATCACTTAATTTGTCAATAATGAGAATTCATAAAGAATGTTTCCATTGTGCTAAGGCACTTACGGGTAGAACCGATAAGAAATTTTGCGACTCACATTGTAAAAGTGCATATCAGTACAAAAAGGAGAAGGAGAGTCCAGAAAGGTTTTATAACAAAGTGGATAACCAACTAAAACTCAACAGAAAGATACTTAAGGAATTCAATAAAGGCGGTAAAGTGACTATCAGAGCTAAGGTTCTTATAGAATTAGGTTTTAACCCAAAATTCTTTACGCACTATTGGAAAAACCAAAAAGGGGAGGTATATCTATTCGTTTACGAATATGGGTTTTTGAAAAAGAATGAAAATGGAAAGGAGAAATATGTTCTAGTTACTTGGCAAGAATATATGAATTAGAATTTTAGGAATCAAAATTCCGATAAATCCTCTTTGTAAAAGACGCCTAAAATTTGCATCCAAATGTGCGATTTTCGATTAAACTATTTTCATCTATTGTCAGGTGTTTTCAAATTTGGGAAGACCGGAAATCATTTACCATATTGGAATCTATGAATGTTATCTGCATCGAGGAAAAAGCTTTTTACGCCCTATGGGATAGGATGTCCAATCCCAATTGGAAATCAACGCTGACTATAAATGGATAGTCAAAAAAGAAGCAAAGCGGTTATTAGGAATAAAATCGGATACCACCCTACAAAAATTGCGTTACGAAGGCCATATAAGTTTTTCACAGCCCGAAAGGAAACACATTCTTTACGACCGCGATTTTATCAACGATTATCTTGAGGCGCATGTGTTGGAGCCTTTTAAATGCAAATAATTTCTTCTTGCTTCGGTTGAATTTGAAAAATCTTCAGCCTACACTTTTTCTCATTATGTTTCTTTGAAGGATAAACCCTAAAAATTGAGTTTACTTTAAAGCAAAGGATTTTCATATCTTTTAATTAGGACATAGACTTGTTCGGCCATGTTCCTGCGGAAGTC
This genomic window from Maribacter sp. MJ134 contains:
- the xerA gene encoding site-specific tyrosine recombinase/integron integrase, producing MDSNRSITLKHLLIDNHKCIGLQFNTNKVVQALIDSLPNVSWSKGFGMFYIPNNKTNLELLFKTFRGVAWVNGNYFFAERIVSRDNPEVNLEKIRNRPAKKGYKYCPEEYLLKLELKRYAESTVRNYVSCFEAFINHYYDTDPTDLNEMDVRNYLQKLIQEKKSNSYVNLAVNSIKFFYEIVLGMPNRFYSIERPRKQNPLPKVLSKEEVINIMECANNIKHKCIIGLLYSSGLRRGELLNLLVTDIDSKRMMINIKNAKGNKDRYSVLSPRILKDLQKYYKEYRPSKYLFEGAKRGKYSGTSVLNIVDAAAKKAGILKKVTPHMLRHSFATHLLESGTDIRHIQLLLGHSSTKTTEIYTHVADRSFMDIKDLLS